A genomic region of Streptomyces diastaticus subsp. diastaticus contains the following coding sequences:
- a CDS encoding ABC transporter ATP-binding protein — protein MVFGSGGAGGGGDAVVDVRDLWMRYGEKDVLRGISFEIRRGEVLGLLGPNGAGKTTTIEILEGFRQPSSGHVRVLGVDPLKGDDAWRARVGVVLQSWRDHSRWRVGALLEQFASYYRPYTGRDGYPGPYEVAELLARVGLSDKAETKAGALSGGQRRRLDVAVGIVGRPSLLFLDEPTTGFDPKARGDFHDLVHALSDLEDTTVLLTTHDLAEAEKLADRILILDGGGIVADGSSEQLARQVAGEDEVRWTRHGVREVHLTPDGTRFTRELFERHGEEVTELEVRRASLEDTYLRMVAQSEAEAGAPGSVPGEAEPAPGTGPARERTGEPA, from the coding sequence ATGGTGTTCGGCAGCGGGGGCGCGGGAGGCGGCGGGGACGCCGTCGTCGACGTGCGGGACCTGTGGATGAGGTACGGGGAGAAGGACGTGCTGCGCGGGATCTCCTTCGAGATCCGGCGGGGCGAGGTGCTGGGACTGCTCGGGCCCAACGGTGCCGGCAAGACCACCACCATCGAGATCCTGGAGGGGTTCCGGCAGCCCTCCTCCGGACACGTGCGGGTGCTCGGCGTGGACCCGCTGAAGGGTGACGACGCCTGGCGGGCGCGGGTCGGCGTGGTGCTCCAGTCCTGGCGCGACCACAGCCGCTGGCGGGTCGGCGCGCTGCTGGAGCAGTTCGCCTCCTACTACCGGCCGTACACCGGGCGCGACGGGTACCCGGGGCCGTACGAGGTGGCCGAGCTGCTGGCGCGGGTCGGGCTGTCCGACAAGGCGGAGACCAAGGCCGGGGCGCTCTCGGGCGGCCAGCGGCGGCGGCTCGACGTGGCCGTGGGCATCGTCGGACGGCCCAGCCTGCTCTTCCTCGACGAGCCGACCACCGGCTTCGACCCCAAGGCGCGTGGCGACTTCCACGACCTGGTGCACGCCCTCTCGGACCTGGAGGACACCACGGTCCTGCTCACCACCCACGACCTCGCCGAGGCGGAGAAGCTCGCCGACCGCATCCTCATCCTCGACGGTGGCGGAATCGTCGCCGACGGCAGCTCGGAGCAGCTGGCCCGGCAGGTCGCGGGCGAGGACGAGGTCCGCTGGACGCGGCACGGCGTGCGCGAGGTCCACCTGACACCGGACGGCACACGGTTCACCCGCGAGCTGTTCGAGCGGCACGGCGAGGAGGTCACCGAACTGGAGGTGCGCCGGGCCAGTCTGGAGGACACCTACCTGCGGATGGTCGCGCAGAGCGAGGCGGAGGCGGGAGCGCCGGGCTCCGTCCCCGGCGAGGCGGAGCCGGCTCCGGGCACGGGGCCGGCCAGGGAACGGACGGGGGAACCGGCATGA
- a CDS encoding acetyl-CoA C-acetyltransferase has product MPEAVIVSAARSPIGRAFKGSLKDVRPDDLTAHIIETALAKVPELNPRDIDDLMLGCGLPGGEQGNNLGRIIAVQMGMDHLPGCTVTRYCSSSLQTSRMALHAIKAGEGDVFISAGVETVSRFAKGNSDSLPDTRNPVFAEAEARTAAVAEQGADSWHDPREDGKLPDAYIAMGQTAENLARLKGVTREEMDEFGVRSQNLAEEAIEKGFWEREITPVTTPDGTVVSQDDGPRAGVTLEGVQGLKPVFRPDGRVTAGNCCPLNDGAAALVIMSDTKARELGLTPLARIVSTGVSGLSPEIMGYGPVEASNQALRRAGLSIDDIDLAEINEAFAAQVLPSYRDLGLPLEKVNVNGGAIAVGHPFGMTGARITTTLINSLQFHDKQFGLETMCVGGGQGMAMVIERLS; this is encoded by the coding sequence ATGCCCGAAGCCGTGATCGTCTCTGCCGCCCGCTCCCCCATCGGCCGCGCCTTCAAGGGCTCCCTGAAGGACGTACGCCCGGACGACCTGACCGCCCACATCATCGAGACGGCCCTGGCCAAGGTCCCCGAGCTGAACCCTCGTGACATCGACGACCTGATGCTCGGCTGCGGCCTGCCCGGCGGCGAGCAGGGCAACAACCTCGGCCGGATCATCGCCGTCCAGATGGGCATGGACCACCTGCCCGGCTGCACGGTGACCCGCTACTGCTCCTCCTCCCTCCAGACCAGCCGCATGGCCCTGCACGCCATCAAGGCCGGCGAGGGCGACGTCTTCATCTCGGCCGGTGTCGAGACGGTCTCCCGTTTCGCCAAGGGCAACTCCGACTCCCTGCCGGACACCCGGAACCCGGTCTTCGCCGAGGCGGAGGCCCGCACGGCCGCCGTCGCCGAGCAGGGCGCGGACTCCTGGCACGACCCGCGCGAGGACGGCAAGCTGCCCGACGCGTACATCGCGATGGGCCAGACCGCGGAGAACCTGGCCCGGCTGAAGGGCGTCACGCGTGAGGAGATGGACGAGTTCGGCGTCCGCTCGCAGAACCTCGCCGAGGAGGCCATCGAGAAGGGCTTCTGGGAGCGCGAGATCACCCCGGTCACCACCCCGGACGGCACCGTGGTGAGCCAGGACGACGGCCCGCGCGCCGGCGTCACCCTGGAGGGCGTGCAGGGCCTGAAGCCCGTCTTCCGCCCCGACGGCCGCGTCACCGCGGGCAACTGCTGCCCGCTCAACGACGGCGCCGCCGCCCTGGTGATCATGTCCGACACCAAGGCGCGCGAACTGGGCCTGACCCCGCTGGCCCGCATCGTCTCCACCGGCGTCTCCGGCCTCTCCCCCGAGATCATGGGTTACGGCCCGGTCGAGGCGAGCAACCAGGCCCTGCGCCGGGCCGGGCTGAGCATCGACGACATCGACCTCGCCGAGATCAACGAGGCGTTCGCCGCCCAGGTCCTCCCCTCCTACCGCGACCTCGGCCTGCCGCTGGAGAAGGTCAACGTCAACGGCGGCGCCATCGCCGTCGGCCACCCCTTCGGCATGACCGGCGCCCGCATCACCACCACCCTCATCAACAGCCTCCAGTTCCACGACAAGCAGTTCGGTCTGGAGACCATGTGCGTCGGTGGCGGCCAGGGCATGGCCATGGTCATCGAGCGCCTGAGCTGA
- a CDS encoding ABC transporter permease, with amino-acid sequence MFRTALRNVLAHKARLLMTVLAVMLGVAFVSGTLVFTDTLGNALRNQSAKSYDDVAVSVQTYAHPRDQEKSGIDAATLKRIDRLDGVSAAHGRVSGFAGVADPDGKLIGSGWSNTGANFSPGADGKDPQYTFTDGSGPKAGQVALDRATAEKGEYQVGDKVRVATNGPVQELTLSGVFTTEDGAVNAGGSLVLFDQRTAQEQYLRPGYFQDVTVAAASGASDAELLKQVQALVPEEATANTGQELAEEQAKQIEQGLSGLNTMLLAFAGIALFVGVFLIANTFTMLIAQRTRELALMRAVGASRRQVKRSVLAEAALVGLAASVVGFGLGLGLAVTLRSAMDAFGAQMPAGPLVVSPTAVGAAFGVGIVITVLAAWLPARRAAKIPPVAAMNSVHAVATVKSLVVRNTIGSIITAAGSVAIVGGASKGGEDGRYLIAGGAFFALLGVMVLIPLLSRPVIAAVRPLLTKLFGVSGKLAAQNAVRNPRRTGTTASALAIGLTLVTGLSVLGLTVGQAIDRTTTDHIKADYMVAMASGGPLDASAVEALEKADGVSAVSPKQAAGFQVEDDYLGASSVTPGAVEKVFRIDVADGSLGTLGDGAIAVDTKTAEKQGWKVGDTVRVTFDDEKKGELEVGATFKPNEFLDSVLIDRAVADAHEAAPMIQEVWVNADGGASDSARQALVDALGNNPAIDVMDQQDIRNAFGGVINTMLYIMYGLLAMALIIAVLGVVNTLAMSVFERQQEIGMLRAIGLDRRRVKRMIRLEAVVISLFGAVLGTGLGVFLGWAVGETIAGSVPGYELVLPWDRIAVFLALAALVGVLAALWPARSAARLNMLTAIKTE; translated from the coding sequence ATGTTCCGTACCGCCCTGCGCAATGTCCTTGCGCACAAGGCCAGGCTGCTGATGACCGTGCTCGCCGTGATGCTCGGCGTGGCCTTCGTCTCCGGCACCCTGGTCTTCACCGACACCCTCGGCAACGCCCTGCGCAACCAGTCGGCGAAGAGCTACGACGACGTCGCCGTCTCCGTCCAGACCTACGCGCACCCGCGCGACCAGGAGAAGAGCGGCATCGACGCCGCGACGCTGAAGAGGATCGACCGGCTCGACGGTGTCTCCGCGGCGCACGGCCGGGTCTCCGGCTTCGCGGGCGTCGCCGACCCGGACGGCAAGCTGATAGGCAGCGGCTGGTCCAACACCGGTGCCAACTTCTCCCCCGGCGCCGACGGCAAGGACCCGCAGTACACCTTCACCGACGGCTCCGGCCCGAAGGCCGGGCAGGTCGCGCTCGACCGGGCCACCGCCGAGAAGGGCGAGTACCAGGTCGGCGACAAGGTCCGCGTCGCCACCAACGGGCCCGTCCAGGAGCTGACCCTCTCCGGTGTCTTCACCACCGAGGACGGCGCGGTCAACGCCGGCGGCAGCCTCGTCCTGTTCGACCAGCGCACCGCCCAGGAGCAGTACCTGCGCCCCGGCTACTTCCAGGACGTGACGGTCGCCGCGGCCTCCGGTGCCTCCGACGCCGAACTGCTGAAGCAGGTCCAGGCGCTGGTGCCCGAGGAGGCGACGGCCAACACCGGCCAGGAGCTCGCGGAGGAGCAGGCCAAGCAGATCGAGCAGGGGCTGAGCGGCCTCAACACCATGCTGCTGGCCTTCGCGGGGATCGCCCTCTTCGTCGGCGTCTTCCTCATCGCCAACACCTTCACCATGCTCATCGCCCAGCGGACCCGTGAGCTGGCGCTGATGCGCGCGGTCGGCGCCTCCCGCCGCCAGGTGAAGCGCTCGGTGCTGGCCGAGGCGGCGCTGGTGGGTCTGGCCGCCTCGGTGGTCGGCTTCGGCCTCGGGCTCGGCCTCGCGGTGACGCTGCGTTCGGCGATGGACGCCTTCGGCGCGCAGATGCCCGCCGGTCCGCTGGTGGTCTCGCCGACGGCCGTGGGGGCCGCCTTCGGCGTCGGCATCGTGATCACCGTGCTGGCGGCCTGGCTGCCGGCCCGGCGGGCGGCGAAGATCCCGCCGGTGGCCGCGATGAACAGCGTGCACGCGGTGGCCACGGTCAAGTCCCTGGTGGTGCGGAACACCATCGGTTCGATCATCACCGCGGCGGGCTCGGTGGCGATCGTCGGGGGCGCCTCGAAGGGCGGCGAGGACGGCCGGTACCTGATCGCGGGCGGCGCGTTCTTCGCGCTGCTCGGTGTGATGGTGCTGATCCCGCTGCTGTCGCGACCGGTGATCGCGGCGGTCCGTCCGCTGCTGACCAAGCTCTTCGGGGTCTCCGGCAAGCTGGCCGCGCAGAACGCGGTGCGCAACCCGCGCCGCACCGGCACCACGGCCTCCGCGCTCGCCATCGGCCTGACCCTCGTCACCGGCCTGTCGGTGCTGGGTCTGACCGTCGGCCAGGCCATCGACCGGACGACCACCGACCACATCAAGGCCGACTACATGGTGGCGATGGCCTCCGGCGGCCCGCTGGACGCCTCGGCGGTCGAGGCGCTGGAGAAGGCCGACGGCGTGAGCGCCGTGTCGCCGAAGCAGGCGGCGGGGTTCCAGGTCGAGGACGACTACCTGGGCGCCTCCTCGGTCACGCCGGGCGCGGTGGAGAAGGTGTTCCGCATCGACGTGGCCGACGGTTCGCTCGGCACGCTCGGGGACGGCGCGATAGCGGTCGACACGAAGACCGCCGAGAAGCAGGGCTGGAAGGTCGGCGACACGGTGCGGGTCACCTTCGACGACGAGAAGAAGGGCGAGCTGGAGGTCGGCGCGACCTTCAAGCCCAACGAGTTCCTCGACAGCGTGCTGATCGACCGGGCGGTGGCCGACGCCCACGAGGCCGCGCCGATGATCCAGGAGGTCTGGGTCAACGCCGACGGCGGCGCCTCCGACTCCGCCCGCCAGGCCCTGGTGGACGCCCTCGGCAACAACCCGGCGATCGACGTGATGGACCAGCAGGACATCCGCAACGCCTTCGGCGGCGTGATCAACACGATGCTGTACATCATGTACGGCCTGCTGGCGATGGCCCTGATCATCGCGGTGCTGGGTGTGGTCAACACGCTGGCCATGTCGGTCTTCGAGCGGCAGCAGGAGATCGGGATGCTGCGGGCGATCGGCCTGGACCGGCGCCGGGTGAAGCGGATGATCCGGCTGGAGGCCGTGGTGATCTCGCTCTTCGGCGCGGTCCTCGGCACCGGCCTCGGTGTCTTCCTCGGCTGGGCGGTCGGCGAGACGATCGCCGGCTCCGTTCCCGGGTACGAGCTGGTGCTGCCGTGGGACCGGATCGCGGTCTTCCTGGCACTGGCCGCGCTGGTCGGTGTGCTGGCCGCCCTCTGGCCGGCCCGTAGCGCGGCCCGGCTGAACATGCTCACCGCGATCAAGACCGAGTGA
- a CDS encoding GrpB family protein — MGARPAGLPHHVEHAGPPSIPALPAKPAPDLPLTVPGPADEDAYVPAPALARLGPRPTIRRPDRNEHRLLRGAPTHPGGDRRRPARPPRDRPYAPLPRPTPADRDLYAPTKHEPAGRTWRYTQQ, encoded by the coding sequence ATCGGCGCGCGGCCGGCCGGGCTCCCGCACCACGTCGAGCACGCCGGCCCGCCCTCGATCCCGGCCCTGCCGGCCAAGCCCGCCCCGGACCTCCCCCTGACCGTCCCCGGCCCGGCCGACGAGGACGCCTACGTCCCGGCCCCGGCCCTGGCCCGGCTCGGCCCGCGCCCGACCATCCGCCGACCCGACCGGAACGAGCACCGCCTGCTCCGGGGCGCACCCACCCACCCCGGCGGCGACCGCCGTCGACCTGCGCGTCCTCCCCGAGACCGCCCGTACGCTCCGCTTCCGCGACCCACCCCGGCCGACCGCGACCTGTACGCGCCCACCAAGCACGAGCCGGCCGGGCGCACGTGGCGGTACACCCAGCAGTGA
- a CDS encoding SGNH/GDSL hydrolase family protein, with amino-acid sequence MARRIAAGAAYGGGGIGLLGVAGVGVLLAEAQLAKRSVGSQGDGAAPPRADGVYGRAFGVRPEGGPEVEPLRFLMLGDSTAAGQGVHRSRQTPAALLASGLAAVAERPVELRNVAVPGARSDDLDRQVSLALADGGWVPDVCVLMVGANDVTHRMTATESVRLLASAVRRLRTAGAEVVVGTCPDLGTIEPVYQPLRWLARRASRQLAAAQTIGTVEQGGRTVSLGDLLGPEFAQNPRELFGPDNYHPSAEGYATAAMAVLPTLCASLGLWPEGERPEAARDEGFLPVARAAARAASEGGTEVAAAGGARGPLALLKRRRRRRITHEPSPAPATGAPAAEGAEGGGLDRRPG; translated from the coding sequence GTGGCACGGCGGATCGCGGCGGGCGCGGCGTACGGCGGTGGCGGCATCGGGCTGCTGGGCGTGGCCGGTGTCGGCGTGCTGCTGGCCGAGGCGCAGTTGGCCAAGCGTTCCGTGGGGAGCCAGGGGGACGGCGCCGCGCCGCCGCGCGCCGACGGGGTGTACGGAAGGGCGTTCGGCGTCCGGCCCGAGGGCGGGCCGGAGGTGGAGCCGCTGCGGTTCCTCATGCTGGGCGACTCGACCGCCGCCGGGCAGGGGGTGCACCGTTCCCGGCAGACCCCGGCGGCGCTGCTCGCCAGCGGCCTGGCGGCCGTCGCGGAGCGCCCGGTGGAGCTGCGGAACGTCGCGGTGCCCGGCGCCCGCTCCGACGACCTCGACCGGCAGGTCTCGCTGGCGCTGGCCGACGGCGGCTGGGTCCCGGACGTCTGCGTGCTGATGGTCGGCGCCAACGACGTCACCCACCGCATGACCGCCACCGAGTCGGTACGGCTGCTCGCCTCCGCGGTACGGCGGCTGCGGACGGCCGGGGCCGAGGTGGTGGTCGGGACCTGCCCCGACCTCGGCACCATCGAACCCGTCTACCAGCCGCTGCGCTGGCTGGCCCGGCGGGCCTCACGGCAACTGGCGGCCGCGCAGACGATCGGGACGGTGGAGCAGGGCGGGCGGACCGTGTCGCTCGGGGACCTGCTGGGGCCCGAGTTCGCGCAGAACCCGCGGGAGCTGTTCGGGCCGGACAACTACCACCCCTCGGCGGAGGGGTACGCGACGGCGGCGATGGCGGTGCTGCCCACGCTCTGCGCCTCGCTCGGCCTGTGGCCCGAGGGGGAGCGGCCGGAGGCCGCTCGGGACGAGGGGTTCCTGCCGGTGGCCCGCGCCGCCGCTCGGGCCGCCTCCGAGGGCGGCACCGAGGTGGCCGCGGCCGGGGGCGCGCGGGGGCCTCTCGCCCTCCTCAAGCGGCGCCGGCGCCGGCGCATCACCCACGAGCCCTCCCCCGCTCCGGCCACGGGGGCCCCGGCGGCCGAGGGGGCCGAGGGGGGCGGCCTCGATCGCCGGCCGGGCTGA
- a CDS encoding helix-turn-helix transcriptional regulator, which yields MTPRTEGAGPGAGAGPDPVHNRIAMLRVERHVTRRQLADALGVHYQTIGYLERGEYSPSLHLALRIAAYFGVPVEFVFSLTPFAPLKP from the coding sequence ATGACGCCCCGTACGGAGGGGGCCGGGCCGGGCGCGGGCGCCGGGCCGGACCCGGTCCACAACCGCATCGCGATGCTCCGCGTCGAACGCCACGTCACGCGCCGCCAGCTCGCCGACGCCCTCGGCGTCCACTACCAGACCATCGGCTACCTGGAACGCGGCGAGTACAGCCCCAGCCTGCACCTCGCGCTGCGCATCGCCGCCTACTTCGGCGTACCGGTGGAGTTCGTGTTCTCCCTGACGCCGTTCGCCCCGCTGAAGCCGTAG
- a CDS encoding Bax inhibitor-1/YccA family protein gives MRSSNPVFSRRGFSRDNGHAQFNAAPQAGGPAVGTQQGNPYAGGNPYAGQNPYAGQNPYAQGDQQTYANPYAQDQYGVQAPTTDRMTMDDVVMRTATTLGTLIVTAALAWWFLPVDAANMGKSYGIAIGAGLVAMVLALVQSFKRKASPALILAYAALEGVFLGVVSNVVDTHIANGAAMQAVIGTMAVFTAVLVAYKAGWIRVNRRFYGFVMAAAMGFVLLMAVNLLFAVFGGGDGLGFRSGGLGIIFGIIGVLLGACFLALDFKQVEDGIAYGAPREESWLAAFGLTMTLVWIYMEFLRLIAILQGDD, from the coding sequence ATGAGGAGCAGCAACCCGGTCTTCTCGCGACGGGGGTTCAGCCGCGACAACGGCCACGCGCAGTTCAACGCGGCGCCGCAGGCCGGGGGCCCCGCCGTAGGAACGCAGCAGGGCAACCCGTACGCGGGCGGCAACCCCTACGCGGGACAGAACCCGTACGCCGGTCAGAACCCGTACGCCCAGGGCGACCAGCAGACGTACGCCAACCCGTACGCGCAGGACCAGTACGGCGTCCAGGCGCCCACCACCGACCGCATGACGATGGACGACGTCGTCATGCGCACGGCGACGACCCTCGGCACGCTGATCGTCACGGCCGCCCTCGCCTGGTGGTTCCTGCCGGTCGACGCGGCCAACATGGGCAAGTCGTACGGCATCGCCATCGGCGCCGGTCTCGTCGCGATGGTGCTGGCGCTCGTCCAGTCGTTCAAGCGCAAGGCCTCGCCCGCGCTGATCCTGGCGTACGCCGCCCTCGAGGGCGTCTTCCTCGGCGTCGTGAGCAACGTCGTCGACACGCACATCGCCAATGGCGCGGCCATGCAGGCCGTCATCGGCACCATGGCGGTCTTCACCGCGGTGCTGGTGGCCTACAAGGCCGGCTGGATCCGCGTCAACCGCCGCTTCTACGGCTTCGTGATGGCCGCCGCGATGGGCTTCGTGCTCCTCATGGCGGTCAACCTGCTCTTCGCCGTCTTCGGCGGCGGTGACGGCCTCGGCTTCCGCAGCGGTGGCCTCGGCATCATCTTCGGCATCATCGGCGTCCTGCTCGGCGCCTGCTTCCTCGCCCTCGACTTCAAGCAGGTCGAGGACGGCATCGCCTACGGCGCGCCGCGCGAGGAGTCCTGGCTGGCCGCCTTCGGCCTGACCATGACGCTGGTCTGGATCTACATGGAGTTCCTGCGCCTGATCGCCATCCTCCAGGGTGACGACTGA
- a CDS encoding ABC transporter ATP-binding protein → MTTTPLASRSTEVAARATELSKVYGTGETRVVALDQVSIDFRQGELTAIMGPSGSGKSTLMHCVAGLDTFDGGSVRIGDTELGALKDKQLTQLRRDKIGFIFQAFNLLPTLTALENITLPMDIAGRKPDQGWLDQVIDMVGLRDRLKHRPAQLSGGQQQRVAVARALASRPEIIFGDEPTGNLDSRSGAEVLGFLRNSVRAMNQTVVMVTHDAVAASYADRVVFLADGRIVDEMHRPTADSVLDRMKEFDAKGRTS, encoded by the coding sequence GTGACCACCACCCCTCTGGCCTCCAGGTCCACCGAGGTGGCCGCCCGCGCCACCGAACTCAGCAAGGTGTACGGCACGGGCGAGACCCGGGTGGTCGCGCTGGACCAGGTCTCCATCGACTTCCGGCAGGGCGAGCTGACCGCGATCATGGGCCCCTCGGGCTCCGGCAAGTCCACGCTGATGCACTGCGTGGCCGGGCTGGACACCTTCGACGGCGGCTCGGTGCGGATCGGCGACACGGAGCTCGGCGCGCTGAAGGACAAGCAGCTCACGCAGTTGCGGCGGGACAAGATCGGCTTCATCTTCCAGGCGTTCAACCTGCTGCCGACACTCACCGCCCTGGAGAACATCACCCTTCCGATGGACATCGCCGGCCGCAAGCCGGACCAGGGCTGGCTGGACCAGGTCATCGACATGGTGGGCCTCCGCGACCGGCTCAAGCACCGTCCGGCGCAGCTCTCCGGTGGGCAGCAGCAGCGCGTCGCCGTGGCCCGGGCGCTCGCCTCGCGGCCGGAGATCATCTTCGGTGACGAGCCGACGGGCAATCTGGACTCCCGCTCCGGCGCCGAGGTGCTGGGCTTCCTGCGCAACTCGGTGCGCGCCATGAACCAGACCGTGGTGATGGTGACCCACGACGCGGTCGCCGCCTCCTACGCGGACCGCGTGGTCTTCCTCGCCGACGGCCGCATCGTCGACGAGATGCACCGCCCGACGGCCGACAGCGTGCTGGACCGGATGAAGGAGTTCGACGCGAAGGGCCGCACCAGCTAG
- a CDS encoding cystathionine beta-synthase, which translates to MHIHDSMVDLVGNTPLVRLNNVTEGIQATVLAKVEYFNPGGSVKDRIALRMIEDAEERGLLGPGSTIVEPTSGNTGVGLAIVAQQKGYKCVFVCPDKVSLDKINVLRAYGAEVVVCPTAVDPDHPDSYYNVSDRLVRETPGAWKPDQYSNPNNPLSHYHSTGPELWEQTDGKITHFVAGIGTGGTISGTGRYLKEAGDGGVQVVGADPEGSVYSGGSGRPYLVEGVGEDFWPTAYDRDITDRIVAVSDKDSFQMTRRLAKEEGLLVGGSCGMAVVAALEVARELGPDDVVVVLLPDSGRGYLSKIFSDEWMNDYGFLDQGGDEPRVGDVLRDKEGDMPHLVHMHPEETVGEAIEVLREYGVSQMPIVKPGAGHPDVMAAEVVGSVVERELLDALFASRAALDDPLEKHMSRPLPQVGSGEPVADLMAVLGQADAAIVLVEGKPTGVVSRQDLLSFLARSAGTAVK; encoded by the coding sequence GTGCACATCCACGACTCGATGGTCGACCTGGTCGGCAACACCCCGCTGGTCAGGCTCAACAACGTGACCGAGGGAATCCAGGCGACGGTCCTGGCCAAGGTCGAGTACTTCAACCCCGGCGGCTCCGTGAAGGACCGCATCGCCCTGCGCATGATCGAGGACGCCGAGGAGCGCGGCCTGCTCGGCCCCGGCTCCACGATCGTCGAGCCGACCAGCGGCAACACCGGCGTCGGCCTCGCCATCGTCGCGCAGCAGAAGGGGTACAAGTGCGTCTTCGTCTGCCCCGACAAGGTCTCGCTGGACAAGATCAACGTACTGCGGGCGTACGGCGCCGAGGTCGTGGTCTGCCCCACCGCGGTCGACCCTGACCACCCGGACTCGTACTACAACGTCTCCGACCGGCTGGTCCGGGAGACGCCGGGGGCGTGGAAGCCCGACCAGTACTCCAACCCGAACAACCCCCTCTCCCACTACCACTCGACCGGCCCCGAACTGTGGGAGCAGACGGACGGGAAGATCACCCACTTCGTCGCGGGCATCGGCACCGGTGGCACCATCTCCGGCACCGGCCGTTACCTCAAGGAGGCCGGCGACGGTGGTGTGCAGGTGGTCGGCGCGGACCCCGAGGGCTCGGTCTACTCCGGCGGCTCGGGCCGTCCGTACCTGGTCGAGGGCGTCGGTGAGGACTTCTGGCCGACCGCCTACGACCGGGACATCACCGACCGGATCGTCGCGGTCTCCGACAAGGACTCCTTCCAGATGACCCGCCGCCTCGCCAAGGAGGAGGGCCTGCTGGTCGGCGGCTCCTGCGGGATGGCCGTCGTCGCCGCCCTGGAGGTCGCCCGGGAGCTCGGCCCCGACGACGTGGTCGTCGTGCTGCTGCCCGACAGCGGCCGCGGCTACCTCTCGAAGATCTTCAGCGACGAGTGGATGAACGACTACGGCTTCCTCGACCAGGGCGGCGACGAGCCGCGCGTCGGCGACGTGCTGCGCGACAAGGAGGGCGACATGCCCCACCTCGTCCACATGCACCCCGAGGAGACCGTCGGTGAGGCCATCGAGGTGCTGCGCGAGTACGGCGTCTCCCAGATGCCGATCGTCAAGCCGGGCGCCGGCCACCCCGACGTGATGGCCGCCGAGGTCGTCGGCTCCGTCGTCGAGCGGGAACTGCTCGACGCCCTCTTCGCCAGCCGGGCGGCCCTGGACGACCCGCTGGAGAAGCACATGTCGCGCCCGCTGCCGCAGGTCGGCTCCGGCGAGCCGGTCGCCGACCTGATGGCCGTCCTCGGCCAGGCGGACGCCGCGATCGTGCTGGT
- a CDS encoding ABC transporter permease: MSEAVSGAGEREREAARFAWGHGYGPGVRRGATEFLNSLRTPADVGYYIVGSAVFLVVMFLNRHSVDETTGVSAGALMLPGVLGFTIIFGALFGLATAVSTEREDGTLLRAKSLPHGTTGYVVGQSTRAALEVVLSLVLLLVPGLILLDNAWSGGVWGVPHAASLVLLGVLASTPLGFAVGSLVKNPRALGGWGFMLMSGLVGISGTFFPLSVLPGWVAGLAQVFPLYWLGHGLRSAMLPDAAAAGEINGSWQVWESYAVLGAWALLGLVLAPVLLRRMARRESGASMSARRETALQRY; encoded by the coding sequence ATGAGTGAGGCAGTGAGCGGTGCGGGCGAGCGGGAGCGGGAAGCCGCCCGGTTCGCGTGGGGCCACGGCTACGGCCCCGGGGTCCGGCGCGGCGCCACGGAGTTCCTGAACTCCCTGCGCACCCCGGCGGACGTGGGCTACTACATCGTCGGCTCGGCCGTCTTCCTCGTCGTCATGTTCCTCAACCGCCACAGCGTCGACGAGACGACCGGGGTCAGCGCGGGAGCGCTCATGCTCCCCGGGGTGCTGGGCTTCACGATCATCTTCGGCGCGCTCTTCGGGCTGGCCACCGCCGTCTCCACCGAGCGGGAGGACGGCACCCTGCTGCGCGCCAAGTCGCTCCCGCACGGCACCACGGGCTACGTCGTGGGGCAGAGCACCCGGGCCGCGCTGGAGGTCGTCCTCTCCCTCGTCCTGCTGCTGGTGCCCGGCCTGATCCTGCTCGACAACGCCTGGTCGGGTGGTGTGTGGGGGGTTCCGCACGCGGCCTCGCTGGTGCTGCTGGGCGTGCTCGCCTCGACCCCGCTCGGCTTCGCCGTCGGCTCGCTGGTCAAGAACCCCCGTGCACTGGGAGGCTGGGGGTTCATGCTGATGAGCGGCCTGGTCGGGATCTCCGGTACCTTTTTCCCGCTGTCGGTGCTGCCCGGCTGGGTGGCCGGGCTCGCGCAGGTCTTCCCCCTCTACTGGCTGGGGCACGGCCTGCGGTCGGCGATGCTGCCGGACGCCGCGGCGGCCGGAGAGATCAACGGAAGCTGGCAGGTGTGGGAGAGCTACGCGGTCCTCGGGGCCTGGGCCCTGCTCGGACTGGTCCTGGCGCCGGTGCTGCTGCGCCGGATGGCCCGCAGGGAGTCGGGCGCCTCGATGTCCGCCCGGCGGGAGACGGCGCTCCAGCGGTACTGA